The Mucilaginibacter yixingensis genome window below encodes:
- a CDS encoding GNAT family N-acetyltransferase, protein MTKTLFIQDKLEWNAYVSKAAEYDFGHTWHYHMLDTSGTPLLFIYENNDGFIGLPLIKRPIPDSAYFDLTSVYGFTGPISSFAMHCVPESLMSEFKSAFIRFLDDGKFITVFSRLHPVFQQTNILQQFGGLYDNGLSVVIDLSIDNDVRRKNYRDTSYHRIKQAWKKGFTVKEEKGPMAVATFSSIYLENMELVGASASYMFNEEYISKLIDTDEYDARILTVYDGDTAIASTVITFTNGIIEAYLVGTRNDYRKHSPAKLLVDEICVLGNKLGMKYYNLGGGLGFKQDSLFSWKASFSDLFLPYSTWRYIANPTAYNALLDERGIDKNSDLDFFPLYRSACMNEQAHVK, encoded by the coding sequence ATGACTAAAACTTTATTTATCCAGGATAAGCTGGAATGGAACGCTTATGTATCAAAAGCTGCCGAATATGATTTTGGCCATACCTGGCACTATCACATGCTGGATACCAGCGGCACCCCCCTGTTGTTTATTTATGAAAATAACGACGGATTTATTGGCCTGCCGCTAATTAAACGCCCCATACCAGATTCGGCCTATTTTGATCTAACCTCGGTTTATGGGTTCACAGGCCCTATCAGCAGTTTTGCTATGCATTGCGTACCGGAAAGTTTAATGAGCGAGTTCAAATCAGCATTTATCCGGTTTTTAGACGATGGCAAATTCATAACTGTTTTTTCAAGATTACATCCGGTTTTTCAGCAGACCAACATCCTCCAACAATTTGGGGGATTATATGATAACGGGCTGAGCGTGGTGATAGATCTATCTATTGATAATGATGTACGTCGTAAAAACTATAGAGATACCTCATACCACAGAATTAAACAAGCCTGGAAAAAAGGCTTTACCGTTAAAGAAGAGAAAGGCCCCATGGCCGTTGCTACTTTCTCAAGTATCTATCTGGAAAACATGGAACTTGTTGGCGCCTCGGCCTCATACATGTTTAATGAAGAGTATATCAGTAAACTAATAGACACAGACGAATATGATGCCCGTATATTAACGGTATATGACGGTGATACCGCAATAGCCAGCACGGTAATAACCTTTACCAACGGTATTATAGAAGCTTATTTGGTAGGAACACGGAATGACTACAGAAAACACAGCCCTGCCAAGCTTTTAGTAGATGAAATTTGTGTTTTAGGCAATAAACTCGGTATGAAATATTATAATCTGGGCGGCGGCCTGGGTTTTAAACAAGATAGCCTGTTTAGCTGGAAGGCCAGTTTCTCTGATCTTTTTCTACCTTACAGTACATGGCGCTACATAGCCAACCCAACCGCTTATAATGCACTGCTTGATGAAAGAGGAATTGATAAAAACTCTGATCTGGATTTCTTTCCACTGTATCGCTCTGCCTGTATGAACGAACAAGCGCACGTTAAATAA
- a CDS encoding GNAT family N-acetyltransferase, which translates to MTKVLYIQDKLEWNAYVSKAAEYDFCQTWHYHALDTTGTALLFIYENNEGFIGLPLIKRPIPDTVYYDLTSVYGYTGPISNFAMPLVPHSLITEFKSAFIKFLDDGNFISVFSRLNPFYEQTNIFRQFGGLHDNGLSVAIDLSIDDETRRKNYPKNTLQKIRQARNRGYLVKDEKNPQAAEIFTIIYHENMNLVGASKSYMFDESHIHKLLHTDEYDARILLVYDGDKPIAATFITFTNGIIQGYLIATLNEYRRYSPSKLITDSVCVLGKQLGMKYYNLGGGRGFKQDSLFNWKAEFSDLFLPYYTWRYIANPAVYNTLLYEQGIDENADIDFFPLYRSAQMCEHLYVK; encoded by the coding sequence ATGACCAAAGTTTTGTATATCCAGGATAAACTGGAATGGAATGCCTATGTATCAAAGGCCGCCGAATATGATTTCTGTCAAACCTGGCACTATCATGCGTTGGATACCACAGGCACTGCCCTTTTGTTTATTTATGAGAATAACGAGGGATTTATTGGCCTGCCACTAATTAAGCGCCCTATACCAGACACGGTATACTACGATTTAACATCGGTTTACGGATACACCGGGCCCATCAGCAATTTTGCTATGCCCCTTGTCCCCCATAGTTTAATAACTGAGTTCAAATCGGCATTTATTAAATTTTTAGACGACGGTAATTTTATCTCTGTTTTTTCAAGACTAAACCCCTTTTACGAGCAGACAAATATCTTTCGGCAATTCGGCGGTTTACATGATAACGGCCTAAGTGTAGCGATAGATTTAAGCATTGATGATGAAACACGCCGCAAGAACTACCCCAAAAACACGTTACAAAAAATTAGACAAGCCAGGAACAGAGGCTATCTTGTTAAAGACGAAAAGAACCCTCAGGCTGCCGAAATTTTCACAATAATTTATCATGAAAACATGAATCTTGTTGGTGCGTCAAAATCGTACATGTTTGATGAATCGCATATTCATAAATTACTTCATACCGATGAATATGACGCCCGCATATTGCTAGTATATGATGGCGATAAGCCCATAGCCGCAACCTTTATAACTTTTACAAACGGCATTATACAAGGTTACCTGATAGCCACATTAAATGAATACCGGCGGTATAGCCCATCTAAACTTATAACAGACAGCGTTTGCGTGTTGGGCAAGCAACTGGGAATGAAGTACTATAACCTGGGCGGCGGCCGGGGCTTTAAACAAGATAGCCTGTTTAACTGGAAGGCTGAATTTTCTGATCTTTTTCTGCCCTATTATACATGGCGTTATATAGCCAATCCTGCAGTTTACAATACGCTGCTTTATGAGCAGGGAATTGACGAAAACGCAGATATAGACTTTTTTCCATTGTACAGATCTGCGCAGATGTGCGAGCATTTGTACGTAAAATAA
- a CDS encoding GNAT family N-acetyltransferase has protein sequence MRISVYIRPLKLDDAQTSYLWRNDSQVWLYTNFKAVGYITKEQEKEWLREKLTHNDEKRFAICVKELDTYIGNVQLLDIKDHHAELHLFIGNKLYWGKGIGYQATLLTAKFGFEKMNLDDIYLRVHPANVPALAIYEKAGFEISGKNEGLITMHLTKDRFLKINTYTH, from the coding sequence ATGAGGATATCTGTTTACATCCGCCCCTTGAAATTAGATGATGCACAGACGTCATATCTATGGAGAAACGACAGCCAGGTTTGGCTATATACCAACTTTAAAGCAGTAGGCTATATAACCAAAGAGCAAGAGAAAGAATGGCTTCGCGAAAAGCTCACCCATAATGATGAAAAGCGCTTTGCCATTTGCGTAAAAGAACTGGATACTTATATAGGCAATGTACAATTGCTGGATATAAAAGACCATCATGCTGAGCTTCATCTATTTATAGGCAACAAACTATACTGGGGCAAAGGTATTGGCTACCAGGCCACCTTGTTAACCGCAAAATTTGGTTTTGAAAAAATGAACCTTGACGATATTTATTTAAGGGTGCATCCGGCCAACGTGCCGGCGCTGGCTATATATGAAAAAGCCGGCTTTGAAATTTCGGGCAAAAATGAAGGATTGATAACTATGCACTTAACCAAAGACCGGTTCTTAAAAATTAATACCTACACGCATTAG
- a CDS encoding phytanoyl-CoA dioxygenase family protein: MKNKFSYQNRSVADFIAAFDTHGWIIYENALDSDFVGRINDDLEVAYWVRRKVQEQNGIMADMSGTLHHLLERNNFGLKFIEQMYCDEEIRLFLGGNYILNGLNGVINRTSEHPYIRNVHRDIRTFEPHNRTLLQMIVTLDDFNELNGATHFLSGSHKREMKPSDEEFFKDADRAIAPAGSIVLFDSNLWHAAGENYLSTPRRALTIGFTRPFIKQQFDYPRYLGYDYADHLTAGQKQVIGYNSRTPENLNEYYQPPHLRMYQRDQC, encoded by the coding sequence ATGAAAAATAAATTTTCATACCAGAACCGGTCAGTAGCAGACTTTATAGCGGCCTTTGACACCCACGGCTGGATAATTTATGAAAATGCTCTTGACTCCGACTTTGTTGGCCGGATAAATGATGATCTGGAAGTTGCTTACTGGGTACGCCGTAAAGTCCAGGAACAAAATGGCATTATGGCCGATATGAGTGGCACCTTACACCATCTGTTAGAGCGCAATAACTTCGGCCTAAAGTTTATTGAGCAAATGTATTGTGATGAAGAAATTCGCCTGTTTTTAGGCGGAAATTATATCCTGAACGGGCTAAACGGGGTTATCAATCGCACAAGCGAGCACCCTTATATACGTAATGTTCACCGGGATATCCGCACTTTTGAACCGCACAACAGAACCTTACTCCAGATGATTGTAACGCTGGATGACTTTAACGAACTGAACGGTGCTACACATTTCCTTTCAGGCTCTCATAAAAGAGAGATGAAACCCAGCGACGAAGAGTTTTTTAAAGACGCAGACCGCGCAATAGCACCCGCAGGCAGCATTGTTCTTTTTGACTCTAACCTTTGGCACGCTGCGGGTGAGAATTACCTATCTACTCCGCGCAGGGCGCTAACCATAGGGTTTACCCGTCCGTTTATTAAACAACAATTTGATTATCCAAGGTATCTGGGATATGATTATGCCGACCATTTAACTGCGGGCCAAAAACAAGTTATAGGCTACAACTCGCGCACTCCGGAAAACCTTAATGAATATTACCAGCCGCCGCACCTGAGAATGTACCAGCGAGATCAGTGCTGA
- a CDS encoding glycosyltransferase family 4 protein, whose translation MQTKKKVLIACDSSKSLMDFRGKLIEEMAKTHNVSVFTPVINRQDVKARLAHLNVTVYENHLDGSNVSMLSDIRYIIQLFKLMRKVRPDVFFPYTFKPIIYGTMLAKLCGVKRITPMLTGLGYNFTPQRKKTLINRITAGLLRFSLKGHMRLRIIFQNRDDYLTLLKEKVLKGKHKIFIVNGSGVDLDHYQYTPADTNEPTFLMISRLINAKGILEYYEAAKILKARYPRVKFRLIGNYDKNIDSISQQLYEEIKHGEVIDFDGEVEDVRPFIKDSSVVVLPSYYGEGIPRSLLEAMAMGRAIITCNSVGCRETVSIDEKPNGFLVPVRNVTELASRMEYFITNPSSVSTYGLNSLALASKRFNVHLINRQMMKIMQLSA comes from the coding sequence ATGCAAACCAAGAAAAAAGTTCTGATTGCCTGCGATTCGTCTAAATCGCTGATGGATTTTAGAGGCAAGTTGATTGAAGAAATGGCCAAAACACACAATGTAAGTGTGTTTACCCCTGTTATTAACCGTCAGGATGTGAAAGCCAGGCTAGCTCATCTAAATGTTACGGTTTATGAAAATCACCTTGATGGCAGTAATGTTTCCATGTTGTCTGACATCCGGTACATTATTCAGCTTTTTAAATTGATGAGGAAAGTAAGGCCTGATGTCTTTTTTCCTTATACATTTAAACCCATTATTTACGGTACGATGCTAGCCAAACTTTGCGGTGTAAAACGTATCACGCCAATGCTTACGGGCCTTGGATACAACTTTACCCCCCAAAGAAAAAAAACCTTAATTAACCGGATTACCGCCGGCCTGCTGAGATTTAGTCTGAAAGGCCATATGCGCCTCCGCATCATATTTCAAAACCGGGATGATTATTTAACGCTTCTTAAAGAAAAGGTTTTGAAAGGCAAGCATAAGATCTTTATTGTCAACGGATCTGGCGTGGATCTTGATCATTATCAATATACCCCGGCCGATACCAATGAACCAACGTTCCTGATGATCTCCAGGCTAATTAACGCCAAGGGCATCCTTGAATATTACGAGGCCGCAAAAATTCTTAAAGCACGTTATCCCCGTGTAAAATTCAGGCTGATTGGTAATTATGATAAAAATATTGATTCCATCAGCCAGCAGCTCTACGAAGAAATAAAACATGGCGAGGTGATAGATTTTGATGGCGAGGTTGAAGACGTAAGGCCCTTTATTAAAGACTCGTCTGTAGTTGTTTTACCATCCTACTATGGCGAGGGTATCCCCAGATCGCTATTAGAAGCAATGGCCATGGGGCGCGCCATCATCACCTGTAATTCTGTTGGTTGCAGAGAAACCGTTAGCATTGATGAAAAGCCCAATGGTTTCCTTGTTCCGGTAAGAAATGTAACAGAGCTGGCATCGCGCATGGAGTATTTTATTACTAACCCATCATCTGTTTCAACTTATGGCCTTAACAGCCTGGCACTGGCCAGCAAAAGGTTCAACGTGCATTTAATTAACAGGCAGATGATGAAAATTATGCAGTTAAGCGCTTAG
- a CDS encoding polysaccharide lyase family 1 protein has product MEKKTRKLNSVIFFLILTALFYGEGCKKDSTATTDSSAAAAASASTLAVTSTGTTSGTIDLTGLRSDGGFAYHISYPLSVTGDSNTAPSSSTMHLFENGVELGPAHAVHQDIRDYGKGRFSHWGTTLYFSASDNTNPATNGRKYTYTMGTSTATAPIVTAPTTPTTPATGAATATTTGVSSALMGYAMYSGTTTGGTGGATVTVSTLADLKTAVAGNTAKIVYVSGAIVGAGDDPVYVGSNKSIIGKPGASITGVSLYMFTINNVIIQNITFRNYVTDAAIMMKFATTHVWVDHCDFATDRSHGWAYWGKDITITRASDFITVSWSKFHDTNLSFLISGGIAGNEEDIGHLHVTLHHNMWYNVGEREPDMNYGRVHVFNNYHLNNSGYSLGTRAAGIVRTDNEYFSGCAKPLSTNLAGDPPGYFSGSSTNIYQNCGSNDITTSLSDWLPEYSYSSVLDPAANVPNIVQQGAGAILTN; this is encoded by the coding sequence ATGGAAAAAAAAACAAGAAAACTCAACTCCGTGATCTTCTTTCTGATTCTGACGGCACTGTTTTATGGCGAAGGCTGTAAAAAGGATTCTACCGCAACTACTGACTCGTCAGCAGCAGCGGCAGCGTCAGCATCCACACTGGCCGTTACTTCAACCGGCACAACAAGCGGTACAATTGATTTAACCGGCTTACGTTCTGACGGCGGTTTTGCTTACCACATCAGCTATCCGCTATCGGTTACCGGCGATTCTAACACTGCGCCATCAAGCTCTACAATGCACCTGTTTGAAAACGGTGTTGAATTAGGCCCGGCCCATGCTGTACACCAGGACATTCGTGATTATGGTAAAGGCAGGTTTAGCCACTGGGGTACCACATTGTATTTCTCTGCTTCAGACAATACAAACCCTGCAACAAATGGCAGAAAGTATACCTATACCATGGGTACCAGTACTGCAACTGCACCAATTGTTACGGCGCCAACAACGCCAACAACACCTGCTACCGGTGCTGCTACTGCTACCACAACAGGTGTTAGCTCAGCCTTGATGGGTTACGCAATGTATAGCGGTACTACAACCGGCGGTACCGGTGGCGCTACTGTTACCGTGTCAACCCTGGCCGATCTAAAAACCGCCGTTGCCGGTAACACTGCAAAAATTGTTTATGTGAGCGGCGCAATTGTAGGTGCTGGTGATGACCCGGTATACGTTGGCTCTAATAAATCAATCATTGGTAAACCAGGCGCAAGCATTACCGGTGTTTCTCTTTACATGTTTACTATCAACAACGTAATTATTCAAAATATTACTTTTAGAAACTATGTAACAGATGCTGCTATTATGATGAAGTTTGCCACCACACACGTGTGGGTTGACCACTGTGACTTTGCTACAGACCGTAGCCATGGTTGGGCATACTGGGGTAAAGATATTACCATTACCCGCGCTTCAGATTTCATCACCGTATCTTGGAGCAAGTTTCATGATACCAACCTGTCTTTCTTAATTAGCGGTGGTATTGCCGGTAACGAAGAAGATATAGGTCACTTACACGTAACCCTGCACCACAACATGTGGTATAACGTAGGCGAACGTGAGCCTGATATGAACTATGGCCGTGTGCACGTGTTCAACAACTATCACTTAAATAACAGCGGATACTCTTTAGGTACAAGAGCCGCAGGTATTGTACGTACAGATAACGAATACTTCTCTGGCTGTGCTAAACCACTTTCAACTAACCTGGCTGGAGATCCTCCGGGATACTTTAGCGGTAGCAGTACCAATATTTATCAAAACTGTGGTTCAAATGATATCACAACTTCACTGTCTGACTGGCTTCCAGAATACAGCTACAGTTCAGTTCTTGATCCAGCCGCTAACGTGCCTAACATTGTGCAACAAGGCGCTGGTGCTATCTTAACCAATTAA
- a CDS encoding NAD-dependent epimerase: MKILVTGTAGFIGFHLAKRLLKRGDTVVGIDNLNDYYDTNLKLARLEQTGIERDKIVYDTPVTSKKYKNYTFIKLDLMDKAGLEKYFKEHQFDAVCNLAAQAGVRYSLTNPEAYIDSNIIGFLNILECCRHNKTGHLVYASSSSVYGLNKKMPFSEHDIADHPVSLYAASKKSNEMMAHVYSHLFDLKTTGLRFFTVYGPWGRPDMALFIFTKAILEGKPIDVFNNGEMMRDFTYVDDIVSGIVHVIDNPAETNPEWDAIKPDPASSQAPFRVFNIGRGAPVNLMSFIKEIERTTGMTAVKRFLPMQEGDVKGTYANLTYLEEKMKYRPKVSVEIGVARFVKWYKTFYLAKNGKRKSSLVYA, encoded by the coding sequence ATGAAAATTTTAGTTACAGGAACCGCTGGTTTCATAGGCTTTCATTTGGCCAAACGACTGCTTAAAAGAGGCGACACCGTTGTAGGCATAGATAATTTGAACGATTACTATGATACGAACTTAAAGTTAGCCCGATTAGAACAAACAGGAATAGAAAGGGACAAGATTGTATATGACACACCAGTTACCAGCAAAAAGTACAAAAACTATACTTTCATTAAGCTGGATTTAATGGATAAAGCAGGGTTAGAGAAGTATTTTAAAGAGCATCAATTTGACGCCGTGTGTAACCTGGCCGCACAGGCCGGGGTTAGGTACAGCTTGACAAATCCGGAAGCCTACATCGATTCCAACATCATAGGATTTCTAAATATCCTGGAATGTTGCCGCCATAACAAAACAGGCCACCTGGTATATGCAAGCTCCTCAAGCGTTTACGGGCTAAACAAAAAAATGCCGTTTAGCGAGCATGATATTGCAGATCACCCCGTATCGCTTTACGCGGCGTCAAAGAAATCAAATGAGATGATGGCCCATGTATACAGCCATCTGTTTGACCTTAAAACCACGGGCCTGCGGTTCTTTACCGTCTATGGTCCGTGGGGAAGGCCAGACATGGCGCTTTTTATATTTACAAAGGCCATACTGGAGGGAAAACCCATTGATGTATTTAACAATGGCGAGATGATGCGTGATTTTACTTATGTTGACGATATTGTTAGCGGTATTGTACACGTAATAGACAATCCGGCCGAAACCAACCCTGAATGGGATGCCATTAAGCCAGATCCTGCAAGCTCTCAGGCGCCATTCAGAGTGTTTAATATTGGCAGAGGCGCACCGGTTAATTTGATGAGCTTCATTAAAGAAATTGAGCGGACAACGGGAATGACCGCTGTTAAAAGATTCCTTCCGATGCAGGAAGGTGATGTGAAAGGCACCTACGCAAACCTGACATATCTGGAAGAAAAGATGAAATACAGACCCAAAGTATCTGTAGAAATTGGCGTGGCACGCTTTGTTAAATGGTATAAAACTTTCTATCTTGCTAAAAATGGCAAGCGAAAAAGTAGTTTAGTATACGCGTAA
- a CDS encoding glycosyltransferase, with protein sequence MTDQANGAESVLLMAALASASPIFFLKSAAKGGLDIPKGHPTKVISKTSLLRGFLKLPFLLKRTSKEVIITTHPVLNAYIGFLKRIGLVKAHVVARECTNVFSRYHGLKKMLFKVFYRVGYPAVDMVVCQTQEMRSVFLRNAYFIKPKRVVVLDNPIDIEQVKQHGETQIDDTDLKDTQYICAAGRLIPEKGFGVLISAFNFVAKDHPNVKLLIFGQGPENKSLKKLISSYGLEQKVILKGWSSNVLAYFKHASVCVVSSIKEGFPNVLLQMMTLNNCVVSTTCAGGIENIPGILKAKTNSVSSLASQLRIALSRGYHNKRHPRVRYLKNRSPSSFINSILSNLDDVSISTSN encoded by the coding sequence ATGACAGACCAAGCCAACGGTGCCGAAAGCGTTTTGTTAATGGCAGCATTGGCCAGTGCCTCTCCCATCTTCTTTTTAAAGAGCGCGGCCAAAGGGGGGCTTGATATTCCTAAGGGGCACCCCACTAAAGTGATATCAAAAACAAGCCTTTTACGTGGTTTCCTGAAGCTGCCTTTCCTGTTAAAACGCACTTCAAAGGAGGTGATAATAACTACTCACCCCGTATTAAACGCCTATATAGGTTTTTTAAAAAGAATTGGCCTGGTAAAAGCCCACGTTGTAGCAAGAGAGTGCACCAATGTATTTAGCCGATATCATGGCCTGAAAAAAATGCTTTTTAAAGTATTCTATAGAGTTGGCTACCCCGCTGTAGATATGGTGGTATGCCAAACTCAGGAGATGCGTTCGGTTTTTCTTAGAAACGCATACTTTATTAAACCAAAACGTGTGGTAGTGCTGGATAACCCTATTGATATAGAACAGGTTAAACAGCATGGCGAAACACAAATTGACGATACCGATCTTAAAGACACCCAATATATATGCGCCGCGGGTCGGCTCATCCCAGAGAAGGGTTTCGGGGTGCTCATCAGCGCCTTCAACTTTGTAGCTAAGGATCACCCCAACGTAAAACTGCTGATTTTTGGACAGGGCCCTGAAAACAAGTCGTTGAAGAAACTTATCTCGTCTTACGGTCTTGAACAAAAAGTTATTTTAAAAGGCTGGTCATCAAATGTGCTGGCTTATTTCAAGCACGCCAGCGTATGTGTGGTATCCTCCATTAAAGAAGGCTTCCCGAACGTACTGCTGCAAATGATGACCCTAAACAACTGTGTGGTATCTACCACCTGCGCCGGCGGGATAGAAAACATCCCCGGCATATTAAAAGCAAAAACAAACAGTGTAAGTAGCCTGGCCTCGCAATTAAGAATTGCTTTGAGTCGTGGCTACCACAACAAAAGGCACCCTAGAGTTAGGTACCTGAAAAACCGGTCGCCATCAAGCTTTATCAATTCTATACTCAGCAATCTTGATGATGTATCCATCTCAACCAGTAACTAG
- the asnB gene encoding asparagine synthase (glutamine-hydrolyzing), with translation MCGIYGTTGVYSDQDITAKLNLMRFRGPDYSDFRRVGPVTVGHNRLAIVDLDKRSNQPFTYQHLTIVFNGEVYNYLALKENLIKIGYSFSTDSDTEVITAAYLAYGDRCVEYFNGMFAFVIYDSKTNSFFGARDRLGKKPFYYMHAAGGFEFSSQPAALARNKNLTTDTEALNRYFIWGYVPEPASAWNEIKKIPAGCSFRYHIDKDHLTIKKYWEMTTENGSHFQGNYQDAKNNLSSLLDDAVKIRLGADVSLGVFLSGGIDSSLIAALAARHISKPKTFSVQFTDKNFDESSYAADVAKYLKTDHHTVVCDVSEGLSLIQDFGKYYDEPFADPSAIPSLLLSKYTKSMVTVALSGDGGDESFMGYTRYRWLNHADNLFKCPLPVRKWFSSLLSLAPNDKIQRIAQGLRTTDTGALYALMLGGLNYEWLDNPEAGLAVPFMDVWSKKDMSFLQKMSVFDIKTYLNGDINTKVDRATMAFAIEARAPLMDYRIVNFAQQLPVDFKFKANNQKRILKDVLYDLVPAHYFDRPKRGFSIPIRHWFRNELKEYVLDELSASSLKNIPGVNVQAALTMIQEHLSGKHNRSLHIWKLLVFKQWQQNQRLKLSVNPAPPIIRPSLTV, from the coding sequence ATGTGCGGCATCTACGGGACAACCGGCGTTTATTCTGATCAGGATATAACTGCCAAACTAAACTTAATGCGCTTTCGCGGTCCTGATTATTCAGATTTCCGCCGGGTGGGTCCCGTTACCGTAGGCCACAACCGCCTGGCTATAGTAGATCTGGATAAACGGTCTAACCAACCGTTTACCTACCAGCATCTTACCATAGTATTTAACGGCGAGGTTTATAACTATCTGGCTTTAAAAGAAAACCTGATTAAAATTGGCTATAGTTTTTCTACAGACTCTGATACAGAAGTAATTACTGCAGCATACCTGGCCTATGGCGACAGATGTGTAGAATACTTTAATGGCATGTTTGCCTTTGTTATTTATGATAGCAAAACAAATTCATTTTTCGGTGCGAGAGATCGCCTGGGAAAAAAACCTTTCTATTACATGCACGCTGCCGGCGGGTTTGAGTTTTCAAGCCAGCCAGCTGCACTAGCAAGAAATAAAAACCTAACCACAGATACTGAGGCACTTAACCGCTACTTTATTTGGGGATACGTGCCAGAGCCTGCTTCTGCATGGAATGAAATAAAAAAAATACCGGCAGGTTGCTCCTTCCGGTACCATATTGATAAAGACCATCTAACTATAAAAAAATATTGGGAAATGACGACCGAGAACGGCAGCCATTTCCAGGGAAATTATCAGGACGCTAAAAATAACCTGAGTTCGTTACTCGACGATGCCGTAAAAATCCGTTTGGGGGCAGATGTCAGTCTAGGTGTGTTTTTGTCGGGCGGTATCGATTCGTCGCTCATAGCGGCTTTGGCCGCCCGACATATTTCTAAACCCAAAACTTTTAGCGTACAGTTTACTGATAAAAATTTTGATGAAAGCAGCTATGCTGCCGATGTAGCTAAGTACTTAAAGACAGATCACCACACCGTTGTTTGCGATGTATCTGAAGGATTATCGCTGATACAGGATTTCGGAAAATACTACGATGAGCCTTTTGCCGATCCCAGTGCCATCCCCTCTTTACTACTAAGCAAATACACTAAAAGCATGGTAACCGTTGCCCTGAGCGGCGATGGCGGCGATGAAAGTTTTATGGGCTACACCCGGTACAGATGGTTAAATCATGCAGATAACCTGTTTAAATGTCCGCTTCCGGTTAGAAAGTGGTTTTCATCGCTATTGAGTTTAGCTCCTAACGATAAAATTCAACGCATTGCACAAGGTCTGCGCACCACCGATACCGGCGCTCTTTATGCGCTGATGCTAGGCGGATTAAATTACGAATGGCTGGATAACCCGGAAGCAGGCCTGGCTGTTCCGTTTATGGATGTGTGGTCTAAAAAAGACATGAGCTTTTTGCAAAAGATGTCGGTGTTTGATATTAAAACATATCTAAACGGCGATATCAATACAAAGGTTGACCGAGCAACCATGGCATTTGCCATAGAAGCCCGCGCCCCACTGATGGACTACCGCATCGTCAACTTTGCCCAGCAGCTACCGGTTGATTTCAAATTTAAAGCCAACAATCAAAAGCGGATCTTAAAAGATGTACTGTATGATCTGGTACCAGCGCATTACTTCGACAGACCCAAACGCGGATTTTCGATACCGATAAGACACTGGTTTAGAAACGAATTAAAAGAATATGTTTTGGATGAACTGTCTGCTTCATCTCTAAAAAACATTCCCGGTGTTAACGTTCAGGCAGCATTGACTATGATTCAGGAACATCTGTCGGGCAAGCACAATCGCTCGCTTCATATATGGAAACTGTTGGTTTTTAAGCAATGGCAACAAAATCAACGCCTCAAATTATCAGTTAACCCAGCGCCTCCTATAATCAGGCCATCATTAACAGTATGA